A region from the Solibacillus sp. FSL H8-0523 genome encodes:
- a CDS encoding FAD-binding dehydrogenase, translating into MHYDVIVVGAGLAGLVTACELLDANKKVLLVDQEPANSIGGQAFWSFGGLFLVDSPEQRRLGIKDTKELAWQDWLGTAGFDRLDDEDAWGYKWAKAYVDFAAGEKYNWLKSKGIHFFPVVGWAERGGSLAGGHGNSVPRFHIVWGTGPGLVEPFAQKVLQAASTDKIDYKPRHQVTELLTTNGAVTGIHGNVLEESNIERGEKSSRVVMDTFEYTADAVVVASGGIGANIELVKKNWPARLGKPPENMVSGVPAYVDGKVLEMAEGIGGRIVNRDRMWHYTEGLKNWNPIWPNHGIRILPGPSSMWFDATGNRFSAPNFPGFDTLSTLEAIGQTGYDYSWFILTEKIIEKEFALSGSEQNLDLTNKSIKEVLKRVLPGPPSAVQAFKDYGEDFVVADSLKDLVDGMNKLVGSELLDFIHIKDQILARDREMDNHFSKDAQVTAIHGARNYVGDKLIRAAKPHKILDPKAGPLIAVRLNILTRKTLGGLQTNLDGQVLTDTGDPIKGLFAAGEVSGFGGGGVHGYRSLEGTFVGGCLFTGLQVGKFLSK; encoded by the coding sequence ATGCATTATGATGTAATTGTTGTAGGTGCAGGATTAGCGGGATTAGTGACGGCTTGTGAATTACTGGATGCCAATAAAAAGGTGTTGCTTGTCGATCAAGAGCCTGCCAATTCAATTGGCGGACAGGCGTTTTGGTCATTTGGAGGTTTGTTTTTAGTGGATTCACCAGAGCAGAGAAGACTTGGAATTAAAGATACAAAGGAACTGGCATGGCAAGATTGGCTTGGGACGGCGGGGTTTGACCGGCTAGACGATGAAGATGCATGGGGCTACAAGTGGGCGAAGGCTTATGTAGATTTTGCCGCAGGGGAGAAATATAACTGGTTAAAATCAAAGGGCATTCACTTTTTTCCGGTAGTTGGTTGGGCAGAACGTGGTGGCTCACTAGCAGGTGGGCATGGGAATTCTGTACCGCGCTTTCACATTGTGTGGGGAACAGGTCCTGGCTTAGTCGAGCCATTTGCACAAAAAGTGTTACAAGCAGCAAGCACGGACAAAATCGACTATAAACCACGTCATCAAGTAACAGAGCTGTTAACAACAAATGGTGCAGTAACAGGGATTCATGGCAATGTATTAGAAGAAAGCAATATTGAACGAGGAGAGAAAAGTTCTCGAGTTGTCATGGATACGTTTGAATACACGGCAGATGCTGTTGTTGTCGCAAGTGGTGGTATTGGAGCCAATATTGAACTGGTAAAGAAAAATTGGCCCGCACGTCTCGGTAAGCCACCTGAAAATATGGTGTCGGGTGTACCGGCTTATGTGGACGGAAAGGTGCTTGAAATGGCAGAGGGAATTGGTGGACGTATCGTTAATCGTGACCGTATGTGGCATTACACAGAGGGTTTGAAAAACTGGAATCCGATTTGGCCAAATCACGGCATTCGTATTCTACCTGGTCCATCATCAATGTGGTTTGATGCAACAGGCAATCGCTTTAGCGCTCCAAATTTCCCAGGCTTTGATACGCTGAGCACGCTTGAAGCGATTGGACAAACGGGCTATGACTATTCGTGGTTTATTTTAACGGAAAAAATAATTGAAAAAGAATTTGCATTGTCCGGCTCGGAACAAAATTTAGATTTAACAAATAAAAGTATTAAAGAAGTATTAAAGCGTGTGTTACCTGGCCCACCATCAGCCGTGCAAGCGTTTAAAGACTACGGGGAAGACTTCGTTGTTGCTGATAGCTTAAAGGATTTAGTGGACGGTATGAACAAGCTTGTCGGTAGCGAGTTACTGGATTTCATTCATATTAAGGACCAAATTTTAGCGCGTGATCGTGAAATGGATAATCATTTTTCAAAAGATGCACAAGTAACAGCAATTCACGGGGCACGTAATTATGTAGGAGATAAATTAATTCGTGCTGCAAAGCCTCATAAAATTTTAGATCCAAAAGCAGGACCACTCATTGCGGTACGCTTAAATATTTTGACGCGTAAAACATTAGGGGGCTTACAAACGAATTTGGATGGGCAAGTATTAACCGACACAGGGGACCCAATCAAAGGGCTTTTTGCAGCAGGTGAAGTGAGTGGCTTTGGTGGTGGCGGTGTACATGGCTACCGTTCGCTTGAAGGGACATTTGTTGGTGGTTGTCTGTTTACAGGTTTACAAGTTGGGAAATTCCTGAGTAAATAA
- a CDS encoding polysaccharide deacetylase family protein: MKKTIMRCFMTLCFGFVLFFLPQHSTASPTADIKFTLEASELLDESFQYVLTELPKHAPVTVLAVQDDWLKVQFKTQVGYIKSDQLTILPPQYMLVQAKSAPLVHVTDLQQSEGRGKLHLNSIVEVYPTDSKNFVFVRYGHLAGYVNKHLLVQPKVKLMTVKDPKGVVVRSTASPSGPVIGQLPAKSEVKMLTTLVGWAFVTTDKLSGYVLASSLIPAKEKPATTKPTSSTKVKKIALTFDDGPHAKVTPQILKILEKYDAKATFFVVGNEVKKNPKVLQAVADAGHEIGNHTFNHAKLTTLSARKIKLQIDSTDAAIKAVIGQNATVFRPPYGALNKTVSNQLKVPSVLWTIDTLDWKHRDPKQTLASVQKNAKNGSIVLLHDIHQTTADALEPILALLEKQGYEFVTVSEILKK; the protein is encoded by the coding sequence ATGAAAAAAACAATAATGCGATGTTTTATGACGCTTTGCTTCGGGTTTGTGCTTTTCTTTTTACCGCAACATTCAACAGCCTCACCTACTGCTGACATCAAGTTCACGCTTGAGGCGAGCGAGTTACTTGATGAGTCTTTCCAGTACGTTTTGACAGAATTACCGAAACACGCACCAGTTACCGTGTTAGCCGTGCAAGACGACTGGCTTAAAGTGCAATTCAAAACACAAGTTGGCTACATTAAAAGCGACCAGCTCACAATCCTTCCACCTCAATACATGCTCGTACAAGCAAAAAGTGCGCCACTTGTTCACGTGACGGATTTACAGCAAAGTGAGGGACGTGGCAAGCTCCATTTAAACAGTATCGTTGAGGTGTATCCAACAGATTCAAAAAATTTCGTTTTCGTACGCTACGGTCACCTAGCAGGCTATGTGAACAAACATCTACTTGTTCAACCAAAAGTCAAATTAATGACAGTAAAAGATCCAAAGGGTGTTGTCGTACGTTCTACTGCAAGTCCATCTGGTCCGGTCATTGGGCAACTTCCAGCCAAATCTGAAGTAAAGATGCTAACGACCCTAGTAGGTTGGGCATTTGTTACGACCGACAAACTATCAGGCTATGTGTTAGCAAGTAGCTTAATACCGGCAAAAGAAAAACCAGCTACTACAAAACCTACTAGTTCAACGAAAGTAAAAAAAATAGCGCTCACTTTTGATGATGGACCACATGCAAAAGTAACGCCGCAAATTTTAAAAATACTAGAGAAATACGATGCAAAAGCAACGTTTTTCGTTGTCGGAAATGAAGTAAAAAAGAATCCGAAAGTGCTACAAGCCGTTGCTGATGCAGGTCACGAAATCGGTAATCACACGTTTAATCATGCAAAACTAACAACTTTGTCAGCAAGAAAAATAAAGCTACAAATTGACTCCACTGACGCGGCGATTAAAGCAGTCATTGGGCAAAACGCTACTGTATTTCGTCCACCATATGGTGCTCTTAATAAAACCGTATCGAATCAATTAAAAGTACCGAGTGTGCTATGGACAATTGATACATTAGATTGGAAGCATCGCGATCCAAAGCAAACATTAGCATCGGTACAAAAAAACGCGAAAAACGGCAGTATTGTTTTACTACACGATATCCACCAAACAACAGCCGATGCATTAGAGCCTATTTTAGCGTTGCTGGAAAAGCAGGGCTATGAATTTGTAACTGTATCGGAAATTTTAAAGAAATAA
- the serA gene encoding phosphoglycerate dehydrogenase codes for MATEVIEKATKTINVFIADPLSEDGIFPLRQETELNLNVIIDTGLAPEELIAKIADVEVLLVRSQTTVTREVIEAAKNLKLIGRAGVGVDNIDLTAATEHGIIVVNAPDGNTNSAAEHTIAMMTSLARYIPQAFNTLKNGKWDRKSYVGVELKNKTLGVIGMGRIGAEVAYRAKGQRMNVIAYDPFLTEERAKELGVTKGTVDEVCAAAEFITVHTPLLPETRNIINKERFAIMKDGVRIINCARGGIINEDDLYDAIVEGKVAGAALDVFIEEPATDHKLLTLPQVIATPHLGASTVEAQESVAVDVSNDIIKFYKTGTVTNPVNMPSIPKEKLAQVEPFFALAEKLGKFLIQVTEESIQQLNISYAGEVANFDVRPLTANAIKGLLSTNHGSHVNDVNARYLAERIGMQINEHKTTTAKGFTNLITVEIVTETEKHTVAGTLLNGLGARIVKVEGFVVDVIPNGNLLYIKNQDKPGSIGRVATKLAEKEINIATMQVGRDQVGGSAVMMLVVDNEVTTEDLIYVAQLENIDEVKAISL; via the coding sequence ATGGCAACTGAAGTTATCGAAAAGGCAACAAAAACAATTAACGTATTTATTGCAGATCCACTTAGTGAAGATGGGATTTTTCCATTACGTCAGGAAACTGAATTAAACTTAAACGTTATTATCGATACAGGTCTTGCTCCTGAAGAATTAATCGCAAAAATCGCGGACGTTGAAGTATTATTAGTTCGTTCTCAAACAACAGTAACGCGCGAAGTAATCGAAGCAGCAAAAAACTTAAAATTAATCGGTCGTGCTGGCGTAGGTGTAGATAACATCGACTTAACAGCTGCAACTGAGCACGGTATTATCGTAGTAAACGCACCAGATGGTAACACAAACTCTGCTGCTGAACATACAATCGCCATGATGACATCTTTAGCTCGTTACATTCCACAAGCCTTCAACACACTGAAAAACGGTAAATGGGACCGTAAATCATATGTTGGGGTTGAGTTAAAAAATAAAACATTAGGCGTAATCGGCATGGGCCGAATCGGTGCAGAAGTTGCTTACCGTGCAAAAGGTCAACGTATGAACGTTATCGCATATGACCCATTCTTAACTGAAGAGCGCGCAAAAGAGCTTGGCGTAACAAAAGGTACAGTGGATGAAGTTTGTGCAGCTGCTGAATTCATCACAGTGCATACGCCTCTATTACCTGAAACACGTAACATCATTAACAAAGAGCGCTTTGCAATTATGAAAGACGGCGTTCGCATTATTAACTGTGCTCGCGGTGGTATTATTAACGAAGATGATTTATATGACGCAATCGTAGAAGGTAAAGTCGCTGGCGCAGCACTTGACGTATTCATTGAAGAGCCTGCAACAGATCACAAATTACTAACGTTACCACAAGTGATCGCAACACCTCACTTAGGTGCATCTACAGTAGAAGCACAAGAATCAGTTGCTGTTGACGTATCAAACGACATCATTAAATTCTATAAAACAGGTACCGTAACAAACCCAGTAAACATGCCTTCAATTCCAAAAGAAAAGCTTGCACAAGTAGAGCCATTCTTTGCATTAGCTGAAAAGCTTGGTAAATTCTTAATCCAAGTAACAGAAGAAAGCATTCAACAATTAAACATCTCTTACGCGGGTGAAGTTGCAAACTTTGACGTTCGTCCATTAACAGCAAACGCTATTAAAGGCTTACTATCTACAAACCACGGTTCTCACGTAAACGATGTAAACGCACGTTACTTAGCTGAGCGTATCGGTATGCAAATTAACGAGCATAAAACAACAACTGCAAAAGGCTTCACAAACTTAATTACAGTTGAAATCGTAACAGAAACTGAAAAACATACAGTTGCTGGTACATTATTAAACGGCCTTGGCGCACGTATCGTAAAAGTAGAAGGCTTCGTTGTAGACGTAATTCCAAACGGCAACCTACTTTACATTAAAAACCAAGACAAACCAGGTTCAATCGGTCGCGTAGCAACAAAATTAGCAGAAAAAGAAATCAATATCGCAACGATGCAAGTAGGTCGTGATCAAGTTGGTGGTTCTGCTGTTATGATGCTTGTAGTGGATAATGAAGTAACAACGGAAGATTTAATTTATGTAGCACAACTTGAAAATATCGATGAAGTAAAAGCTATTTCTCTATAA